A single window of Leclercia adecarboxylata DNA harbors:
- a CDS encoding sugar efflux transporter: MLWLMTMGRRLNGVYAAFLMVAFMMGVAGALQAPTLSLFLSREVGAQPFWVGIFYTVNAVAGILVSLWLAKRSDSQGDRRKLILFCCAMAIGNALLFAFNRHYLTLITCGVLLAALANTAMPQLFALAREYADSSAREVVMFSSVMRAQLSLAWVIGPPLAFMLALNYGFTAMFSIAAAIFAISLGLIAFALPSVSRVDSAGAIPVTQVSGWKDKNVRRLFIASTLMWTCNTMYIIDMPLWISSDLGLPDKLAGILMGTAAGLEIPAMILAGYYVKHVGKRRMMVIAVAAGVLFYLGLILFHSREALLALQLFNAVFIGIVAGIGMLWFQDLMPGRAGSATTLFTNSISTGVILAGIIQGAVAQSYGHYVVYWVIAAISLVALVLTWRVKESEILEGGFTN, from the coding sequence ATGCTCTGGTTAATGACGATGGGACGCCGGCTCAACGGTGTTTATGCCGCCTTTTTAATGGTGGCTTTTATGATGGGCGTCGCCGGTGCGCTGCAGGCCCCGACCCTGAGCCTGTTCCTGAGCCGTGAGGTGGGTGCCCAACCCTTCTGGGTGGGGATTTTTTACACCGTCAATGCTGTCGCCGGGATCCTGGTCAGCCTGTGGCTGGCGAAGCGATCGGACAGCCAGGGCGACCGCCGCAAGCTGATCCTCTTTTGCTGCGCGATGGCGATCGGCAACGCGCTGCTGTTTGCCTTTAACCGTCACTATCTGACCTTGATCACCTGCGGCGTGCTGCTGGCAGCGCTTGCCAACACCGCCATGCCGCAGCTGTTTGCCCTCGCGCGGGAATACGCCGACAGCTCGGCGCGGGAAGTCGTGATGTTCAGCTCGGTGATGCGTGCCCAGCTGTCGCTGGCGTGGGTTATCGGCCCGCCGCTGGCCTTTATGCTGGCGCTCAACTATGGCTTTACCGCCATGTTCTCCATTGCGGCGGCCATTTTTGCCATTAGCCTGGGGCTGATCGCCTTCGCGCTGCCCTCCGTTTCCCGGGTGGACTCTGCAGGTGCGATACCGGTGACCCAGGTCAGCGGCTGGAAAGACAAAAATGTCCGCAGGCTGTTTATCGCCTCCACTCTGATGTGGACCTGCAACACCATGTACATCATCGATATGCCGCTGTGGATCAGCAGCGATCTGGGCCTGCCGGACAAGCTGGCCGGGATCTTAATGGGCACCGCCGCCGGGCTGGAAATCCCGGCGATGATCCTCGCCGGTTATTACGTCAAACACGTCGGTAAACGGCGGATGATGGTGATTGCGGTGGCGGCGGGCGTGCTGTTTTATCTGGGGCTGATCCTCTTTCACAGCCGCGAAGCGTTACTTGCCCTGCAGCTGTTTAACGCGGTCTTTATCGGCATTGTTGCCGGGATTGGCATGCTCTGGTTCCAGGATCTGATGCCGGGGCGGGCAGGTTCGGCCACTACCCTGTTTACCAACAGCATTTCAACCGGGGTGATTCTGGCGGGGATTATTCAGGGCGCGGTGGCGCAAAGCTATGGTCATTACGTGGTTTACTGGGTAATTGCGGCCATTTCGCTGGTGGCGCTGGTGCTGACCTGGCGGGTAAAAGAGAGTGAAATTCTGGAAGGCGGCTTCACGAATTGA
- a CDS encoding Hok/Gef family protein yields MPKRTLLLGLLMICMTLLIFTWMVRDSLCELRFRQDHTELAAVLACEVKR; encoded by the coding sequence ATGCCAAAACGTACTCTGCTGTTAGGTTTGTTGATGATCTGTATGACGTTATTGATCTTCACCTGGATGGTTCGCGACTCGCTGTGTGAGCTGCGATTCAGACAGGACCATACAGAGCTGGCGGCAGTGTTAGCTTGCGAAGTGAAACGTTAA
- the leuD gene encoding 3-isopropylmalate dehydratase small subunit, with protein MAEKFTQHTGLVVPLDAANVDTDAIIPKQFLQKVTRTGFGAHLFNDWRFLDDKGEVPNPEFVLNFPEFKGASILLTRENFGCGSSREHAPWALTDYGFKVVIAPSFADIFYGNSFNNQLLPVTLSDEQVDELFALVQSNPGIRFVVDLEAQEVKAGDKTYGFNIDAFRRHCMINGLDSIGLTLQHEDAIAAYENKQPAFMS; from the coding sequence ATGGCAGAGAAATTTACCCAACATACTGGCCTGGTGGTCCCTCTGGACGCGGCCAACGTCGATACCGACGCTATTATTCCGAAGCAGTTTTTACAGAAGGTCACCCGCACCGGTTTTGGCGCCCACTTGTTTAACGACTGGCGTTTTCTGGATGACAAAGGCGAAGTGCCGAATCCGGAGTTCGTGCTGAACTTCCCGGAATTCAAAGGTGCGTCGATCCTGCTGACGCGGGAAAATTTCGGCTGCGGCTCATCCCGCGAGCATGCGCCCTGGGCCCTGACCGACTACGGTTTCAAAGTGGTGATTGCGCCGAGCTTTGCCGATATCTTCTATGGCAACAGCTTCAACAACCAGCTGCTGCCGGTGACCTTAAGCGATGAGCAGGTCGACGAGCTGTTTGCGCTGGTACAGAGCAACCCAGGGATTCGCTTTGTGGTGGATCTGGAAGCGCAGGAAGTGAAAGCCGGGGATAAAACCTATGGCTTTAACATCGATGCGTTCCGTCGCCACTGCATGATCAACGGTCTGGACAGCATCGGGCTGACGCTGCAGCACGAAGATGCCATTGCGGCCTACGAGAACAAGCAGCCGGCCTTTATGAGTTAA
- the leuC gene encoding 3-isopropylmalate dehydratase large subunit, with translation MAKTLYEKLFDAHVVFEAPNETPLLYIDRHLVHEVTSPQAFDGLRAHHRPVRQPGKTFATMDHNVSTQTKDINASGEMARIQMQELIKNCNEFGVELYDLNHPYQGIVHVMGPEQGITLPGMTIVCGDSHTATHGAFGALAFGIGTSEVEHVLATQTLKQGRAKTMKIEVTGQAAPGITAKDIVLAIIGKTGSAGGTGHVVEFCGSAIQALSMEGRMTLCNMAIEMGAKAGLVAPDEITFAYVKDRLHAPKGQHYDDAVAYWKTLKTDEGAQFDTVVTLQAEAIAPQVTWGTNPGQVISVNDSIPDPASFADPVERASAEKALAYMGLKPGVPLTDVAIDKVFIGSCTNSRIEDLRAAAEVAKGRKVAPGVQALVVPGSGPVKAQAEAEGLDKIFIEAGFEWRLPGCSMCLAMNNDRLNPGERCASTSNRNFEGRQGRGGRTHLVSPAMAAAAAVTGHFADIRSLK, from the coding sequence ATGGCGAAGACGTTGTACGAAAAGTTGTTTGATGCGCACGTAGTCTTCGAAGCGCCAAACGAAACCCCACTGCTCTATATTGACCGTCATCTGGTGCACGAAGTGACCTCACCGCAGGCGTTTGACGGCCTGCGCGCGCACCATCGCCCGGTGCGTCAGCCAGGCAAAACCTTTGCGACGATGGACCATAACGTCTCGACGCAGACCAAAGACATCAACGCCTCCGGTGAGATGGCGCGCATTCAGATGCAGGAGCTGATTAAGAACTGCAACGAGTTTGGCGTTGAACTGTACGATCTGAACCACCCGTATCAGGGCATTGTCCACGTGATGGGCCCAGAGCAGGGCATCACCCTGCCGGGGATGACCATCGTCTGCGGTGACTCCCACACCGCTACCCACGGTGCCTTTGGTGCACTGGCGTTCGGGATCGGCACCTCAGAAGTAGAACACGTGCTGGCGACGCAGACCCTGAAGCAGGGCCGCGCGAAGACCATGAAAATTGAAGTTACTGGCCAGGCCGCACCGGGCATCACCGCCAAAGACATCGTGCTGGCGATCATCGGTAAAACCGGCAGCGCCGGCGGCACCGGCCATGTGGTGGAGTTCTGCGGCAGCGCGATCCAGGCCCTGAGCATGGAAGGTCGTATGACCCTCTGCAACATGGCCATTGAGATGGGCGCAAAAGCCGGTCTGGTTGCCCCGGATGAGATCACCTTCGCGTATGTGAAGGATCGTCTGCATGCCCCGAAAGGCCAGCACTACGACGATGCGGTCGCTTACTGGAAAACCCTGAAAACGGACGAAGGCGCGCAGTTTGACACCGTGGTGACCCTGCAGGCCGAAGCTATCGCGCCGCAGGTGACCTGGGGGACTAACCCGGGCCAGGTGATCTCCGTTAACGACAGTATTCCTGACCCGGCCTCGTTCGCCGATCCGGTTGAGCGCGCCAGCGCAGAGAAGGCGCTGGCCTATATGGGCCTGAAACCGGGCGTGCCTTTGACCGACGTGGCGATTGATAAAGTGTTTATCGGCTCCTGCACCAACTCACGTATCGAAGATTTGCGCGCGGCGGCAGAAGTGGCGAAAGGCCGTAAAGTGGCCCCGGGCGTGCAGGCGCTGGTGGTGCCAGGTTCCGGCCCGGTAAAAGCGCAGGCGGAGGCCGAAGGTCTGGATAAGATTTTCATTGAAGCAGGCTTTGAATGGCGTCTGCCAGGCTGCTCCATGTGTCTGGCCATGAATAACGATCGCCTGAATCCGGGCGAGCGTTGCGCCTCTACCAGCAACCGTAACTTTGAAGGTCGTCAAGGGCGCGGCGGGCGCACACACCTGGTCAGCCCGGCGATGGCCGCGGCAGCCGCAGTGACCGGCCATTTCGCCGATATTCGCAGCCTGAAATAA
- the leuB gene encoding 3-isopropylmalate dehydrogenase: MSKNYHIAVLPGDGIGPEVMAQALKVLEAIRTRFAMKITTSHYDVGGIAIDNHGTPLPQATVTGCENADAVLFGSVGGPKWEHLPPAEQPERGALLPLRKHFKLFSNLRPAKLYQGLEEFCPLRADIAANGFDILCVRELTGGIYFGQPKGREGSGQHEKAFDTEVYHRFEIERIARIAFESARKRGHKVTSIDKANVLQSSILWREIANEIAREYPDVQLSHMYIDNATMQLIKDPSQFDVLLCSNLFGDILSDECAMITGSMGMLPSASLNEEGFGLYEPAGGSAPDIAGKNIANPIAQILSLALLLRYSLDANDAATAIENAINRALEEGIRTGDLARGAAAVTTDEMGDIIARYVAEGV, from the coding sequence ATGTCGAAGAATTACCATATTGCTGTGTTACCGGGCGACGGAATTGGCCCCGAAGTTATGGCACAGGCGCTGAAGGTTCTGGAAGCTATCCGCACCCGTTTTGCGATGAAGATTACCACCAGCCACTACGATGTTGGCGGTATCGCAATTGATAATCACGGCACGCCGTTGCCGCAGGCGACCGTGACCGGCTGTGAGAATGCCGACGCGGTGCTGTTTGGCTCCGTGGGTGGCCCGAAATGGGAACACCTGCCGCCGGCCGAACAGCCAGAGCGCGGCGCGCTGCTGCCGTTACGTAAACATTTCAAACTGTTCAGTAACCTGCGTCCGGCGAAGCTGTACCAGGGACTGGAAGAGTTCTGTCCGCTGCGCGCCGACATCGCGGCGAACGGTTTCGACATTCTGTGTGTCCGCGAGCTGACTGGCGGCATCTACTTTGGTCAGCCGAAAGGCCGCGAAGGCAGTGGTCAGCACGAAAAAGCCTTTGATACCGAGGTCTATCACCGTTTTGAGATCGAACGAATCGCCCGTATCGCGTTCGAATCTGCCCGCAAGCGCGGCCATAAAGTGACCTCGATCGATAAAGCGAACGTGCTGCAATCCTCGATCCTGTGGCGTGAAATCGCCAACGAAATCGCCCGGGAATACCCGGACGTGCAGCTGTCGCATATGTATATCGACAATGCCACCATGCAGCTGATTAAAGATCCGTCCCAGTTCGACGTGCTGCTGTGCTCCAACCTGTTCGGTGACATTCTCTCTGACGAGTGCGCGATGATCACCGGCTCGATGGGGATGTTGCCATCCGCCAGCCTGAATGAAGAAGGGTTTGGCCTGTACGAACCGGCAGGCGGTTCAGCACCGGATATCGCGGGCAAGAACATTGCTAACCCGATTGCGCAGATCCTGTCCCTCGCGCTGTTGCTGCGCTACAGCCTGGATGCCAACGACGCGGCGACGGCGATTGAAAACGCCATTAACCGTGCGCTGGAAGAAGGCATTCGCACCGGTGATTTGGCCCGTGGCGCTGCTGCTGTTACTACCGATGAAATGGGTGACATCATCGCCCGCTATGTTGCTGAAGGGGTGTAA
- the leuA gene encoding 2-isopropylmalate synthase, which yields MSQQVIIFDTTLRDGEQALQASLSVKEKLQIALALERMGVDVMEVGFPVSSPGDFESVQTIARTIKNSRVCALARCVEKDIDVAAESLKVAEAFRIHTFIATSPMHIATKLRSTLDEVIERSIYMVKRARNYTDDVEFSCEDAGRTPIEDLARVVEAAIRAGATTINIPDTVGYTMPFEFSNIISGLYERVPNIDKAIISVHTHDDLGLAVGNAIAAVHAGARQVEGAMNGIGERAGNCSLEEVIMAIKVRKDIMNVQTRINHHEIWRTSQTVSQICNMPVPANKAIVGTGAFAHSSGIHQDGVLKNRENYEIMTPESIGLNQVQLNLTSRSGRAAVKHRMEEMGYKETDYNMDHLYDAFLKLADKKGQVFDYDLEALAFINKQQEEPEHFRLDYFSVQSGSSDIATASVKLACGDEIKAEAANGNGPVDAIYQAINRVTEYDVELVKYDLTAKGQGKNALGQVDIVVNYNGRRFHGVGLATDIVESSAKAMVHVLNNIWRAAEVEKELQRKAQNKENNKETV from the coding sequence ATGAGCCAGCAAGTCATTATTTTCGATACGACCTTACGTGATGGTGAACAGGCATTACAGGCAAGCCTGAGCGTGAAAGAGAAATTGCAGATTGCTCTGGCCCTTGAACGTATGGGCGTAGACGTAATGGAGGTAGGCTTCCCGGTCTCTTCTCCGGGTGATTTTGAATCCGTTCAGACCATTGCCCGTACCATCAAAAACAGCCGTGTATGCGCTCTGGCGCGCTGCGTCGAGAAAGACATTGATGTGGCGGCTGAGTCGCTGAAAGTGGCTGAAGCCTTCCGCATTCATACCTTTATTGCTACCTCGCCAATGCATATCGCCACCAAGCTGCGCAGTACGCTGGATGAGGTGATTGAGCGCTCCATCTATATGGTGAAACGCGCCCGTAACTATACCGACGACGTTGAGTTCTCCTGTGAAGACGCAGGCCGTACGCCGATTGAAGATTTGGCCCGCGTGGTTGAAGCGGCCATCCGTGCCGGCGCCACCACCATCAATATTCCTGACACCGTCGGCTACACCATGCCGTTCGAGTTCTCCAATATCATTTCCGGGCTGTATGAGCGCGTGCCGAACATTGATAAAGCGATTATCTCCGTTCACACCCATGACGATTTAGGCCTGGCGGTCGGTAACGCCATCGCGGCCGTCCATGCCGGCGCGCGTCAGGTTGAAGGCGCCATGAACGGTATCGGTGAGCGCGCAGGCAACTGTTCGCTGGAAGAAGTGATTATGGCGATCAAGGTACGCAAAGACATCATGAACGTGCAGACCCGCATTAATCACCACGAAATCTGGCGCACCAGCCAGACCGTCAGCCAGATCTGCAACATGCCGGTTCCTGCGAACAAAGCCATTGTCGGCACCGGCGCCTTCGCCCACTCCTCCGGTATCCACCAGGACGGCGTGCTGAAGAACCGCGAAAACTACGAGATCATGACCCCGGAATCCATCGGTCTGAACCAGGTGCAGTTGAACCTGACCTCCCGCTCTGGCCGTGCCGCGGTAAAACACCGCATGGAAGAGATGGGTTATAAAGAGACCGACTACAACATGGATCACCTCTACGACGCCTTCCTGAAGCTGGCCGATAAGAAAGGTCAGGTCTTCGATTACGATCTGGAAGCGCTGGCGTTTATCAACAAGCAGCAGGAAGAGCCAGAGCATTTCCGTCTGGACTACTTCAGCGTGCAGTCAGGTTCAAGCGATATCGCCACCGCCTCCGTCAAGCTGGCCTGTGGCGACGAGATCAAAGCCGAAGCCGCCAACGGCAACGGTCCGGTCGATGCTATCTACCAGGCGATTAACCGCGTTACCGAGTACGACGTTGAACTGGTGAAGTATGACCTGACGGCTAAGGGCCAGGGCAAAAACGCGCTGGGCCAGGTCGATATCGTGGTCAATTATAACGGCCGACGCTTCCACGGCGTGGGCCTGGCGACCGATATCGTCGAGTCCTCCGCCAAAGCGATGGTTCACGTGCTGAACAATATCTGGCGCGCCGCGGAAGTGGAAAAAGAGTTGCAACGCAAAGCTCAGAATAAAGAGAACAATAAGGAAACCGTGTAA
- the leuL gene encoding leu operon leader peptide: MIRSIRFTGLLLLNASTVRGRLAGEIQH; the protein is encoded by the coding sequence ATGATTCGCAGCATTCGTTTCACCGGTCTACTACTACTAAACGCATCCACTGTGCGCGGTAGACTGGCGGGCGAAATTCAGCATTGA
- the leuO gene encoding transcriptional regulator LeuO, with protein MSEEKIEKPAAFDGAKPQLRTVDLNLLTVFDAVMQEQNITRAAQSLGMSQPAVSNAVARLKVMFNDELFVRYGRGIQPTARAFQLFASVRQALQLVQNELPGSGFDSSSSERIFHLCVCSPLDNYLTSLIYNKVEQVAPNIHLVFKSSLNQNTEHQLRYQETEFVIGYEEFRRPEFSCVPLFKDEMVLVTSKTHPRLHGTLLESDIYREQHAVVALDRYASFSQPWYDTPDKQACVAYQGMAMVSVLNIVSQTQLVAIAPRWLVEEFAEPLNLRILPLPLNLNSRTCYLSWHEAAGRDKGHQWMEELLVSVCRR; from the coding sequence ATGTCTGAAGAAAAAATTGAAAAACCGGCAGCATTCGATGGGGCAAAACCACAGCTCCGTACGGTGGATCTGAATCTGTTAACGGTATTTGATGCGGTGATGCAGGAGCAAAATATCACGCGCGCCGCCCAGTCGCTGGGGATGTCACAGCCCGCCGTCAGTAATGCCGTTGCCAGGCTCAAGGTAATGTTTAACGATGAATTGTTTGTGCGCTATGGCCGCGGGATCCAGCCTACGGCGCGTGCATTTCAGCTGTTTGCATCGGTGCGTCAGGCCTTGCAGCTCGTGCAGAATGAACTGCCGGGGTCAGGGTTTGATTCCTCCAGCAGCGAGCGTATTTTCCATTTGTGCGTTTGCAGCCCTCTCGATAATTACCTGACCTCGCTTATTTATAATAAGGTTGAACAGGTCGCACCTAATATACACCTGGTGTTTAAGTCTTCACTTAACCAGAATACGGAACATCAGCTGCGTTATCAGGAAACCGAGTTTGTCATTGGCTATGAAGAGTTCCGCCGGCCGGAATTTTCCTGCGTGCCGTTATTCAAAGATGAAATGGTGCTGGTAACCAGCAAAACACACCCACGCCTGCATGGCACACTGCTGGAGAGCGATATTTATCGCGAACAGCATGCCGTTGTCGCCCTCGATCGCTACGCTTCCTTTAGCCAACCGTGGTACGACACTCCGGATAAACAGGCCTGCGTAGCGTATCAGGGGATGGCAATGGTCAGCGTATTAAATATCGTTTCGCAAACGCAGCTGGTTGCTATCGCGCCGCGCTGGCTGGTGGAAGAATTTGCCGAGCCGCTGAATCTACGGATATTACCGTTACCTTTGAATCTTAACTCGCGTACGTGCTATCTCTCCTGGCACGAAGCTGCCGGGCGCGATAAAGGCCATCAGTGGATGGAAGAGCTGCTGGTGAGCGTCTGCCGCCGCTAA
- the ilvI gene encoding acetolactate synthase 3 large subunit — MEMLSGAEMVVRSLIDQGVKQVFGYPGGAVLDIYDALHTVGGIDHVLVRHEQAAVHMADGLARATGEVGVVLVTSGPGATNAITGIATAYMDSIPMVVLSGQVATSLIGYDAFQECDMVGISRPVVKHSFLVKQTEDIPGVLKKAFWLAASGRPGPVVVDLPKDILNPANKLPYVWPESVSMRSYNPTTQGHKGQIKRALQTLIAAKKPVVYVGGGAVNAKCETQLRALIEKLNLPVASSLMGLGAFPATHRQALGMLGMHGTYEANMTMHNSDVIFAVGVRFDDRTTNNLAKYCPDATVLHIDIDPTSISKTVPADVPIVGDARQVLEQMLELLALESNVQPLDEIRDWWLQIEQWRARQCLKYDTQSESIKPQAVIETIWRLTKGEAYVTSDVGQHQMFAALYYPFDKPRRWINSGGLGTMGFGLPAALGVKLALPNETVVCVTGDGSIQMNIQELSTALQYDLPVLVLNLNNGYLGMVKQWQDMIYSGRHSQSYMKSLPDFVRLAEAYGHIGMRISDPAQLEAKLSEALEHVNNNRLVFVDVVVDGTEHVYPMHIRGGGMDEMWLSKTERT; from the coding sequence ATGGAGATGTTATCTGGCGCCGAAATGGTCGTCCGATCGTTAATCGATCAGGGCGTGAAGCAAGTGTTCGGTTACCCCGGGGGCGCGGTCCTCGATATTTACGATGCGCTACATACCGTTGGCGGTATCGATCACGTTCTGGTGCGTCATGAGCAAGCTGCCGTACATATGGCCGACGGACTGGCGCGCGCGACAGGGGAGGTTGGCGTGGTGCTGGTGACATCCGGCCCGGGCGCGACCAACGCCATTACGGGTATCGCCACTGCGTACATGGACTCCATTCCGATGGTGGTGCTTTCCGGTCAGGTGGCGACATCGCTGATTGGCTACGATGCCTTTCAGGAGTGCGATATGGTCGGCATCTCCCGTCCGGTGGTGAAACACAGTTTTCTGGTCAAACAGACAGAGGATATTCCCGGCGTATTGAAGAAAGCCTTCTGGCTGGCCGCGAGCGGGCGTCCGGGTCCGGTGGTGGTTGACCTGCCTAAAGATATTCTCAATCCGGCGAACAAACTGCCTTACGTCTGGCCGGAGTCGGTCAGCATGCGCTCTTACAACCCCACCACTCAGGGGCATAAGGGCCAGATCAAACGCGCGTTGCAAACCCTGATCGCCGCTAAAAAACCGGTGGTGTATGTCGGCGGCGGAGCGGTGAACGCGAAGTGCGAAACGCAGCTGCGCGCGCTTATCGAAAAACTGAATCTGCCGGTGGCCTCTTCATTAATGGGCTTAGGGGCTTTTCCGGCCACCCACCGTCAGGCGCTCGGCATGCTCGGCATGCACGGCACCTACGAAGCCAATATGACGATGCACAATTCCGACGTCATTTTTGCCGTGGGGGTGCGCTTTGACGATCGCACAACCAACAACCTGGCGAAGTATTGTCCTGATGCCACGGTGCTGCACATTGACATCGATCCGACCTCAATTTCCAAAACCGTCCCGGCAGATGTGCCTATTGTTGGCGACGCGCGTCAGGTCCTGGAACAGATGCTGGAGCTACTGGCGCTGGAGAGCAATGTTCAGCCGCTCGATGAGATCCGCGACTGGTGGCTGCAGATTGAGCAGTGGCGCGCGCGTCAGTGTCTGAAATATGACACCCAAAGCGAGAGCATCAAGCCACAGGCGGTAATTGAAACCATCTGGCGACTGACAAAAGGCGAGGCGTACGTGACCTCGGATGTGGGTCAGCACCAGATGTTTGCTGCCCTTTACTACCCGTTTGATAAGCCACGCCGTTGGATCAATTCCGGCGGTCTCGGCACCATGGGCTTTGGCCTGCCAGCCGCGCTTGGCGTGAAGCTGGCGTTACCGAATGAAACGGTGGTCTGCGTGACCGGCGATGGCAGTATTCAGATGAACATTCAGGAACTCTCCACCGCACTGCAGTACGACCTGCCGGTGCTGGTGCTCAACCTGAATAACGGTTATCTGGGCATGGTGAAGCAGTGGCAGGACATGATCTATTCCGGCCGCCATTCACAATCGTATATGAAGTCACTGCCTGATTTTGTCCGTCTGGCCGAAGCCTACGGACATATTGGCATGCGCATCAGCGATCCGGCACAGCTGGAAGCAAAGCTCAGCGAAGCCCTTGAGCACGTCAACAATAACCGCCTGGTGTTTGTCGATGTCGTGGTTGATGGCACCGAGCATGTCTATCCGATGCATATTCGCGGCGGCGGTATGGATGAAATGTGGTTAAGCAAAACGGAGAGAACCTGA
- the ilvN gene encoding acetolactate synthase small subunit, whose translation MRRILSVLLENESGALSRVIGLFAQRGYNIESLTVAPTDDPTLSRMTIQTVGDAKVLEQIEKQLHKLVDVLRVSELGQGAYVEREIMLVKIQATGYGREEVKRNADIFRGQIIDVTPSIYTVQLAGTSDKLDAFLASVRDVAKIVEVARSGVVGLSRGDKVMR comes from the coding sequence ATGCGCCGGATATTATCTGTATTACTGGAAAACGAGTCCGGCGCGCTGTCGCGCGTAATTGGGCTCTTCGCACAGCGTGGCTATAACATCGAAAGCCTGACGGTCGCCCCGACGGACGATCCCACACTCTCCCGCATGACCATCCAGACGGTTGGGGATGCAAAGGTGCTGGAGCAGATCGAAAAGCAACTGCACAAACTGGTTGATGTGTTACGCGTCAGCGAGCTGGGGCAGGGGGCTTACGTTGAACGTGAGATCATGCTGGTAAAAATTCAGGCCACCGGTTACGGGCGGGAAGAGGTGAAACGCAATGCGGACATTTTCCGCGGGCAGATCATTGACGTCACTCCCTCTATCTATACCGTTCAGCTGGCCGGCACCAGTGATAAACTGGACGCCTTCCTCGCCTCGGTGCGGGATGTCGCCAAAATTGTTGAAGTGGCGCGTTCAGGCGTCGTGGGACTTTCCCGCGGTGACAAAGTGATGCGTTAA
- the cra gene encoding catabolite repressor/activator, producing MKLDEIARLAGVSRTTASYVINGKAKQYRVSDKTVEKVMAVVREHNYHPNAVAAGLRAGRTRSIGLVIPDLENTSYTRIANYLERQARQRGYQLLIACSEDQPDNEMRCIEHLLQRQVDAIIVSTSLPPEHPFYQRWANDAFPIVALDRALDREHFTSVVGADQDDAEMLAAELRTFPAENVLYLGALPELSVSFLREQGFRTAWKDDPREVDYLYANSYEREASAQLFEKWLETHPMPQALFTTSFALLQGVMDVTLRREGKLPSDLAIATFGDHELLDFLQCPVLAVAQRHRDVAERVLEIVLASLDEPRKPKPGLTRIRRNLYRRGILSRA from the coding sequence GTGAAACTGGATGAAATCGCCAGGCTAGCCGGTGTGTCGCGAACGACGGCAAGCTATGTGATTAACGGTAAAGCGAAGCAGTATCGTGTCAGCGATAAAACCGTTGAGAAAGTCATGGCAGTGGTTCGAGAACATAACTACCATCCGAACGCCGTCGCGGCCGGTTTACGTGCCGGGCGCACCCGTTCGATCGGTCTGGTGATCCCGGATCTGGAAAACACCAGCTACACCCGGATCGCAAACTACCTGGAGCGCCAGGCTCGTCAGCGCGGCTATCAACTGCTGATCGCCTGTTCGGAAGACCAGCCCGATAATGAGATGCGCTGCATTGAGCATCTGCTGCAACGCCAGGTTGATGCCATTATCGTTTCTACCTCGTTACCCCCTGAGCATCCTTTCTATCAGCGTTGGGCCAATGATGCGTTTCCGATTGTCGCCCTCGACCGTGCGTTAGACCGCGAGCATTTCACCAGCGTGGTGGGTGCGGATCAGGACGATGCTGAAATGCTGGCGGCAGAGCTGCGCACATTCCCGGCAGAAAACGTCCTTTACCTGGGGGCACTGCCTGAACTCTCCGTGAGTTTCCTGCGCGAGCAGGGGTTCCGCACTGCCTGGAAAGACGATCCTCGTGAAGTCGACTACCTCTATGCCAACAGCTATGAGCGTGAAGCCTCGGCCCAACTGTTCGAAAAGTGGCTGGAGACGCATCCGATGCCGCAGGCCCTGTTCACCACCTCGTTTGCGCTGTTGCAGGGGGTCATGGACGTGACGCTGCGTCGTGAAGGAAAGCTGCCGTCCGATCTGGCGATTGCCACTTTTGGCGATCATGAGCTGCTCGATTTCCTGCAGTGCCCGGTGCTGGCCGTTGCGCAGCGTCATCGCGACGTGGCCGAGCGGGTGCTGGAAATTGTGCTGGCGAGCCTCGATGAGCCGCGTAAGCCGAAACCGGGGCTCACGCGCATCCGTCGTAATCTTTATCGTCGCGGAATCTTAAGCCGCGCGTAA